In Dyadobacter subterraneus, a single genomic region encodes these proteins:
- a CDS encoding PSD1 and planctomycete cytochrome C domain-containing protein, with translation MLRIPIFLTLIISLVLSLQCCNKDSSNEAKEEKMTEQISYNFDIRPILSDKCLACHGPDANKRAAGLRMDVEESAFQALKENPTAHALVAGKPEFSQAYLRITSKDTALLMPPQSSNLKLSNHEISLIEKWIKQGAKYEKHWAFVAPVKPALPKVAMKEWPKNEIDYFILQKQEQKGLAPNQEADKERLLKRLSLDITGLPPTLQMMDSFLADNSAGAYENMVDKLIQNPAYGEKMALHWLDLARYADSHGYQDDGYRTQWPWRDWVIHAFNENMHYDDFVTWQLAGDLMPKSTKEQLLATGFNRNHKITEEGGVIPEEYRIMYVTDRNDLFGKGLLGVTLECAHCHDHKYDPFSQKEYYQMFAFFNNVKEVGIESVIGGPETYAKNPLMEISNEDAKSILKFVNKQDTSRLIVSVMGDLDTTRKTYILKRGVYDAPGEEVQPGTPKSILPFNDKYPKNRLGLSQWLFDKKNPLTARVYVNILWQEFFGRGIVKTSGDFGMQGELPSHPALLDWLAADFMEHDWDIKRLVKQMVTSATYRQSAVITKEKLATDPDNIYLSRGSRYRIHAEFIKDLVLSSSGLLNKTIGGPSVKPYQPAGLWEGATSGRGLLSVYNQDHGASLYRRGMYTLIKRTVPPPTMGIFDASNRDLCEVKRLKTNTPLQALVMMNDPAVLEASRVLAARLLQEKTASPDKIIKAFRLIVCRKPSEKEIEVLSAYYSKELKIMKPDIAAKMISVGEYPIIKNVDKLSLAALMRVVSAIYNLEETITKT, from the coding sequence ATGCTTAGAATTCCCATATTCCTGACCCTTATCATCAGCCTTGTTTTGTCGCTCCAATGCTGTAATAAGGATTCCTCAAATGAGGCAAAAGAAGAAAAAATGACTGAGCAAATCAGCTATAATTTTGATATAAGACCAATCCTTTCTGACAAATGTCTGGCTTGCCATGGCCCCGATGCCAATAAAAGAGCCGCAGGTTTAAGAATGGATGTAGAAGAAAGTGCTTTTCAGGCATTGAAGGAAAATCCGACAGCGCATGCTTTGGTTGCCGGAAAACCGGAATTTTCACAGGCTTATCTGCGGATTACTTCAAAGGACACTGCCTTACTGATGCCACCGCAATCTTCAAATCTGAAACTTTCTAACCATGAAATCAGTCTGATTGAAAAGTGGATCAAACAAGGCGCGAAATATGAGAAACATTGGGCGTTTGTTGCGCCTGTAAAACCTGCACTTCCGAAAGTTGCCATGAAGGAATGGCCGAAAAATGAAATCGACTATTTCATTTTACAAAAACAGGAGCAAAAAGGACTTGCACCAAACCAGGAAGCGGATAAGGAAAGATTGTTAAAAAGACTTAGTCTGGATATTACAGGTTTGCCGCCAACGTTGCAAATGATGGATAGTTTCCTGGCCGATAACAGCGCCGGAGCCTATGAAAATATGGTTGACAAACTGATTCAAAATCCTGCTTACGGTGAAAAAATGGCACTTCACTGGCTGGATCTTGCTCGTTACGCAGATTCACATGGCTATCAGGATGACGGATATCGTACACAGTGGCCGTGGCGCGACTGGGTGATTCATGCCTTTAACGAAAATATGCATTATGATGATTTTGTGACCTGGCAGCTGGCAGGAGATTTGATGCCGAAATCAACAAAAGAGCAACTTTTGGCAACCGGGTTTAATCGAAATCATAAAATCACAGAAGAGGGTGGGGTAATTCCGGAAGAATACCGGATCATGTATGTTACTGATCGTAATGATTTGTTTGGTAAGGGTTTACTGGGTGTGACGCTGGAATGCGCACATTGCCACGATCATAAGTATGATCCTTTTTCTCAGAAGGAATATTACCAGATGTTTGCTTTTTTTAATAATGTGAAGGAAGTCGGGATTGAATCTGTTATTGGAGGACCTGAGACCTATGCAAAAAATCCTTTGATGGAAATCAGTAATGAGGACGCAAAAAGTATTCTGAAATTTGTAAATAAACAGGATACCAGCCGGTTAATTGTGTCAGTGATGGGTGATCTTGATACGACCAGAAAAACTTATATTCTGAAACGCGGAGTTTATGATGCTCCGGGAGAAGAAGTCCAACCTGGTACGCCAAAATCCATTTTACCATTCAATGATAAATATCCCAAAAATCGTCTGGGATTGTCTCAGTGGCTTTTTGATAAAAAAAATCCACTCACTGCCAGAGTTTATGTGAATATTTTATGGCAGGAATTTTTTGGAAGAGGTATTGTAAAAACCTCCGGCGACTTTGGTATGCAGGGAGAACTTCCATCTCATCCTGCCTTGCTTGACTGGCTTGCTGCGGATTTTATGGAACATGACTGGGACATAAAAAGGCTTGTGAAACAAATGGTAACTTCTGCAACATACCGGCAGTCTGCTGTGATTACGAAGGAGAAACTGGCGACTGATCCTGATAATATTTATTTATCTCGTGGTTCACGGTACCGTATTCATGCTGAATTTATAAAGGATCTTGTTTTGTCGAGCAGTGGGTTGTTAAACAAAACCATCGGTGGTCCAAGTGTGAAACCTTACCAGCCTGCGGGATTATGGGAAGGTGCTACTTCGGGCAGAGGTTTGTTATCAGTTTACAATCAGGATCATGGCGCAAGTCTTTATCGCAGAGGCATGTATACGCTGATAAAACGGACGGTGCCGCCACCAACGATGGGAATATTTGATGCCAGTAACCGTGATTTATGTGAAGTAAAAAGACTGAAAACAAATACACCTTTGCAAGCCCTTGTAATGATGAATGACCCTGCCGTTCTGGAAGCTTCCCGTGTTTTGGCAGCAAGACTTTTACAGGAAAAAACAGCATCTCCGGATAAGATTATCAAGGCATTCCGTCTCATCGTTTGTCGCAAACCAAGTGAAAAGGAGATCGAAGTTTTATCAGCATATTATAGTAAGGAGCTGAAAATCATGAAACCGGATATAGCTGCCAAAATGATATCTGTTGGCGAATATCCGATCATTAAAAATGTAGATAAATTATCACTGGCAGCTTTAATGCGGGTGGTTTCGGCCATTTATAATTTAGAAGAAACAATTACAAAAACCTGA
- a CDS encoding DUF1501 domain-containing protein, which produces MEKEILEHGLNFNRRRFLSSMSLGIGGVALGSLLMPNLFDGTGTEEGLAPGIPHFAPKAKRVIYLFQNGAPSQQELFDYKPKLRDLFGQEIPPSVRGTQRLTGMTANQASFPLVGSFVDFKQYGESRAWISDLMPYTSKIVDDICIIKSMYTEAINHDPALTFLQTGSQQGNRPSMGSWLSYGLGNENKNLPSFTVLLSRGVGNGQGVYSKLWSNGFLDSVHQGVQFSKGEDPVLYLRDPEGMNRKDRRDMLDNISQLNELSYQEFGDPEITAKVKQYEMAYRMQTAVPEVMDLSKESDDIIKLYGPDCLVPGTFAANCLLARKLSENGVRFVQLYHQGWDQHGNLPFEIAKQAKDVDQASAALVTDLKQRGLLDETLVIWGGEFGRTSYTQGKLTTDNYGRDHHPRCFTIWMAGGGIKPGIVYGETDELGYNIASNPVHVHDFQATVLHQLGLNHEKLVFKHLGRRYRLTDVSGKVVNDIIS; this is translated from the coding sequence ATGGAAAAGGAAATCCTGGAACATGGTCTGAATTTTAACAGAAGACGTTTTTTGTCTTCAATGAGTTTGGGTATAGGTGGCGTGGCTCTGGGTTCGCTTCTTATGCCAAATCTGTTTGACGGAACCGGAACGGAAGAAGGACTGGCGCCTGGAATTCCACATTTTGCCCCAAAAGCAAAGCGGGTTATCTATTTATTTCAAAATGGTGCGCCGTCACAGCAGGAGTTATTTGATTATAAACCGAAGCTGAGAGATTTGTTTGGCCAGGAAATTCCGCCTTCCGTCAGAGGAACGCAACGATTAACTGGCATGACCGCAAATCAGGCGTCTTTTCCCTTGGTTGGATCCTTTGTTGATTTTAAGCAATACGGCGAATCACGTGCTTGGATAAGCGATCTGATGCCATATACTTCTAAAATTGTCGATGATATTTGCATCATTAAATCGATGTATACCGAAGCGATTAACCATGATCCTGCGCTGACATTTTTGCAAACGGGATCGCAGCAGGGAAACCGGCCAAGTATGGGTTCGTGGCTTAGTTATGGTTTGGGAAATGAAAATAAAAACCTTCCAAGTTTTACGGTTTTATTATCCAGAGGGGTAGGGAATGGTCAGGGAGTATATTCCAAATTGTGGTCAAACGGATTCCTGGATTCTGTCCATCAGGGAGTTCAGTTTAGCAAGGGTGAGGATCCCGTGCTTTACTTGCGCGATCCGGAAGGCATGAACCGTAAGGATCGCAGAGATATGCTCGACAATATTTCGCAGCTCAATGAGCTGTCGTATCAGGAATTTGGTGATCCGGAAATTACTGCCAAAGTAAAACAATACGAAATGGCTTACCGGATGCAGACCGCTGTGCCGGAAGTAATGGATTTGTCAAAAGAGTCGGATGATATCATAAAATTATATGGGCCGGATTGTCTTGTGCCCGGAACTTTTGCTGCTAACTGTCTTTTAGCTAGAAAGTTATCTGAAAATGGTGTTCGTTTTGTTCAACTGTATCACCAGGGTTGGGATCAGCATGGAAATCTTCCTTTTGAAATTGCCAAGCAGGCAAAAGACGTGGATCAGGCTTCCGCTGCTTTGGTAACAGATTTAAAACAAAGAGGTTTGCTGGATGAAACGTTGGTGATCTGGGGAGGAGAATTTGGCCGGACAAGTTACACGCAGGGAAAACTGACAACCGATAATTACGGCCGTGATCACCATCCGCGCTGTTTCACAATTTGGATGGCCGGCGGTGGTATCAAACCTGGTATTGTATATGGAGAAACGGATGAGCTGGGATACAATATTGCCAGTAATCCTGTCCACGTTCACGATTTCCAGGCGACAGTTTTACATCAGCTTGGGCTAAATCATGAAAAACTTGTTTTCAAACATCTTGGCCGAAGATACCGGCTTACTGATGTTTCCGGAAAAGTTGTGAATGATATTATCAGCTAA